A genomic window from Sorex araneus isolate mSorAra2 chromosome 2, mSorAra2.pri, whole genome shotgun sequence includes:
- the LOC101551884 gene encoding retinol dehydrogenase 7-like yields MWLYLGALVALYHLVRWYRERQVVSQLRDKYVFITGCDSGFGNQLARQLDLLGFRVLAACLTETGAESLKAKTSDRLDTVILDVTKSESIAAATQWVKEHTGDTGLWGLVNNAGITVPLAPNEWLTKQDFMKILDVNLLGLIEVTLSLLPLLRKARGRVVNISSVGGRLSLLGGGYCISKYGIEAFSDSLRREVSFFGMKVAVIEPGSFKTNATKPEAITKSLQNAWDQCSPEVKDIYGDKYLASRYEFLQKTLPLLCEDLTLVTDCMEHALISCHPRTRYSAGWDAKFFFIPLSYMPSFLVDALLKWIATRPAKAL; encoded by the exons ATGTGGCTGTACCTGGGGGCCCTGGTGGCTCTGTACCACCTTGTGCGCTGGTACCGGGAGAGGCAGGTGGTGAGCCAGCTGCGGGACAAGTACGTCTTCATCACGGGCTGTGACTCGGGCTTCGGAAACCAGTTGGCCAGGCAGCTGGACCTGCTGGGCTTTAGGGTGCTGGCTGCGTGTCTGACCGAGACGGGGGCCGAGTCTCTGAAGGCCAAGACTTCCGACAGGCTGGACACGGTGATCCTGGATGTCACCAAGTCAGAGAGCATCGCTGCGGCCACCCAGTGGGTGAAGGAGCACACGGGAGACACAG GTCTCTGGGGTCTGGTGAACAACGCTGGCATCACAGTACCCTTAGCTCCCAATGAGTGGCTGACCAAACAGGACTTCATGAAGATACTGGACGTGAACCTACTGGGGCTGATCGAGGTGACCCTGAGCCTGCTGCCCCTGCTGAGGAAGGCCAGGGGCCGCGTGGTCAATATCTCCAGTGTCGGGGGGCGTCTGTCCCTCTTAGGCGGTGGCTACTGCATCTCCAAGTATGGCATTGAGGCCTTCTCGGATTCCCTCAG GAGAGAAGTCTCATTCTTTGGGATGAAAGTGGCTGTCATTGAGCCTGGTTCCTTCAAGACTAATGCAACCAAACCTGAGGCCATTACTAAGTCTCTCCAGAATGCATGGGATCAATGCAGTCCAGAGGTCAAGGACATTTATGGGGACAAATACCTGGCATCCA GGTATGAGTTTTTACAGAAGACACTGCCGCTGTTGTGTGAGGATCTGACGTTGGTGACAGACTGCATGGAGCATGCCCTGATCTCCTGTCACCCTCGCACACGATACTCAGCTGGCTGGGATGCTAAATTCTTCTTCATCCCCCTGAGTTACATGCCTTCCTTCCTGGTGGATGCCCTCCTCAAATGGATAGCCACAAGACCGGCCAAGGCCCTGTGA